Proteins encoded by one window of Scatophagus argus isolate fScaArg1 chromosome 4, fScaArg1.pri, whole genome shotgun sequence:
- the acsl2 gene encoding long-chain-fatty-acid--CoA ligase 1, which translates to MHFQEWLRSLRSSAGLKGSDSEDIWSLLPSLPLSSFSLSSLSLSPSSLLGLGALASLTAYWLVTRPRPMRPPCDLHAQSVAVNGDPSCRRSALLKDDSLLEFYYDDTRTAYDMFQRGLRIAGDGPCLGFRKPGQPYEWISYAEVAQKAQLLGSGLLAKGCQPNPEQFVGIFAQNRPEWILSELACYTYSMALVPLYETLGLEAMVHILNLAEISLVICDREEKAASLLENKEKGVTPKLSCLVLFNDFSDAFVERAKNCEVEVLKLEQLMELGRQNLKDPVPPQPQDLAVVCFTSGTTGKPKGAMITHGNIASNTSSVIKILEGSFVIQQEDVSISYLPLAHMFERMIQVSMFCHGARVGFYQGDISLLMDDIKTLKPTFFPVVPRLLNRIYDKILGSVTSPLRRALLHYAVRRKQAELSSGVVRNNSLWDKLVFNRIQASLGGNLRFVLTASAPISPTVLSFLRATLGCLIFEGYGQTECTAGCTFSMPGDWSAGHVGAPLPCNMVKLVDIPEMNYYAKNGEGEICMRGPSVFRGYLKDPNRTSEALDGDGWLHSGDVGQWLPNGTLRIIDRKKHIFKLSQGEYIAPEKIENVYMRCVPVLQVFVHGDSLQSYLIGIVVPDPEVFVDWAKERGFVGSYEELCQNPDVKKAVLEDMKAVGKEAGLKSFEQVKDLHLHPETFSVANGLLTPTLKSRRADIRRVFQEQISSMYSKTAI; encoded by the exons ATGCATTTCCAGGAGTGGTTACGGTCACTTCGCTCCAGCGCTGGACTCAAAGGTTCTGATTCAGAGGACATCTGGAGTCTCCTGCcgtctctgcctctgtcctccttctccctgtcctccctgtctctgtcgCCGTCCTCTCTGCTGGGTTTAGGAGCGCTGGCCTCTCTCACCGCGTACTGGCTGGTGACCCGTCCTCGACCCATGCGTCCTCCGTGTGATCTGCACGCCCAGTCTGTAGCTGTGAAT GGAGATCCCAGCTGCAGGCGATCGGCTCTTCTTAAAGACGACTCGCTGCTGGAGTTTTACTACGATGACACCAGGACGGCCTATGACATGTTCCAGAGAGGCCTGAGGATCGCAG GAGACGGCCCCTGCCTTGGCTTCAGAAAGCCGGGTCAGCCCTACGAGTGGATCTCCTACGCTGAG GTGGCGCAGAAGGCGCAGTTGCTGGGCTCCGGGCTGCTGGCCAAAGGCTGCCAGCCGAACCCGGAGCAGTTTGTGGGGATATTTGCACAGAACAGACCAGAG TGGATCCTCTCAGAGCTGGCCTGCTACACCTACTCCATGGCGCTGGTGCCTCTGTATGAAACCCTGGGACTGGAGGCCATGGTTCACATACTGAACCTGG CGGAAATCTCTCTGGTGATCTGTGACCGGGAGGAGAAGGCAGCGTCTCTGTTGGAGAACAAGGAGAAAGGCGTGACTCCGAAGCTCTCCTGCCTGGTTCTCTTTAACGACTTCAGTGATGCCTTTGTGGAGAGGGCGAAGAACTGTGAGGTGGAGGTTTTGAAACTGGAGCAGCTCATG GAGCTGGGAAGGCAGAACCTCAAAGATCCTGTG CCGCCCCAGCCCCAGGATCTGGCCGTGGTTTGCTTCACCAGTGGAACCACAG GGAAGCCCAAGGGAGCCATGATCACCCACGGAAACATCGCCTCCAACACTTCCTCTGTCATTAAGATCCTGGAG GGTTCGTTTGTGATCCAGCAAGAGGATGTGTCGATCTCTTACCTGCCGCTTGCCCACATGTTTGAGAGGATGATTCAG GTCTCGATGTTCTGCCACGGGGCCAGAGTGGGCTTCTACCAGGGCGACATTTCTCTTCTTATGGATGACATAAAAACTCTCAAGCCCACATTCTTTCCTGTCGTGCCTCGTTTGCTCAATCGCATCTACGACAAG ATCCTGGGTTCTGTGACCTCTCCGTTGCGACGGGCTTTGCTTCACTACGCTGTGAGGAGAAAGCAGGCGGAGCTCAGCAGCGGGGTCGTACGTAACAACAGCCTGTGGGACAAGCTGGTGTTCAACAGGATTCAG GCCAGTTTAGGAGGTAATCTGCGGTTCGTCCTGACTGCTTCGGCGCCCATCTCCCCCACCGTGCTGTCCTTCCTCAGAGCCACGCTGGGCTGCCTGATCTTTGAGGGTTACGGTCAGACGGAGTGCACTGCAGGCTGCACTTTCTCAATGCCGGGAGACTGGAGTGCAG gtCATGTCGGTGCTCCCTTGCCGTGTAACATGGTGAAGCTCGTAGACATCCCTGAAATGAACTACTACGCTAAGAACGGAGAAGGAGAG ATCTGCATGCGTGGGCCCAGTGTGTTCAGAGGCTACCTGAAGGACCCCAACAGGACATCTGAAGCCTTGGACGGTGACGGCTGGCTGCACAGCGGGGACGTGGGCCAGTGGCTTCCT AATGGGACGCTACGCATCATTGACAGGAAGAAGCACATCTTCAAGTTGTCCCAGGGAGAGTACATCGCTCCAGAGAAGATAGAAAATGTCTACATGCGTTGTGTTCCCGTGCTACAGGTGTTTGTGCACGGTGACAGTTTACAG TCTTATCTCATAGGCATTGTTGTGCCTGACCCTGAGGTGTTTGTCGACTGGGCTAAAGAGCGAGGGTTTGTGGGATCCTATGAAGAGCTGTGCCAGAATCCT GATGTGAAGAAGGCAGTATTAGAGGACATGAAAGCTGTGGGGAAGGAAGCAGGCCTGAAGTCCTTTGAACAA GTGAAGGACCTTCACTTGCATCCAGAGACGTTCAGCGTCGCCAACGGCCTCCTCACCCCAACGCTGAAAAGTAGACGCGCCGACATCCGCAGAGTCTTTCAGGAACAGATATCAAGCATGTACAGCAAGACGGCCATTTAA
- the prkg1l gene encoding cGMP-dependent protein kinase 1 isoform X1: protein MGTLRDLQFALQLKIEELRQRDTLIDELELELDTKDELIRRLQEELDRYRATVSLPGPSAAGTACSTQIEDEQRIKRTTVVSAPFTLDPVTSATVSNRSCDKSQQSQRLIQAAFSKNDLLKNLDEGEIRAIIACMYPTPINQGCCVIQEGTSGTQAYVLEEGRLDVTKDGLKLHTIEPEDMFGELALLYDCTHTFSVSAQMDSKLWVIDRKSYQTVLMQSGLSSLSHSMELLNSVPFLQSLPEDVIMKMSDLMEETRYAEGDYIIRQGATGDTFYIISKGQVKVTEKKAGQEEQIVLSKLSETQWFGEKALWGEDVRTVNVIAAGEVTCLVIDREAFRDVIGGLVSDFSHEVQQSHEAKNESNKDPNQLSSSTLSDFQIICQLAVGEFGHVDLVQLKSNIKAFFSMRVLKKKLILSSSQREHLLREGRILMEIHCPFIVRLHKTFRDAECLYILTEACLGGDLSSLLRDTTSTCCCRGYLDEGSTRFYTACVVEALNFLHCRGVIYRNIKPENVVLDEHGYAKLIGSRCLKRVEMGKKTWTFCGTPGYMAPEIVLNKGHSVSADFWSLGVFVFELLSDRLPFSGSDPMKILTATTRGIDQIDFPKTISKSASSLIKKLCRNNPSERLGSQRNGAKDIQKHKWFEGFNWDGLCKRTLNPPIIPKVKHPLDSSACDHYCTEGVTGDSDWADF, encoded by the exons ATGGGTACACTTCGGGACCTCCAATTTGCCCTGCAACTGAAGATTGAGGAGCTTCGCCAGAGGGACACGCTAATAGAcgagctggagctggagctggataCAAAGGATGAACTCATTCGGAGACTGCAGGAAGAGCTGGATCGCTACCGAGCCACCGTCTCCCTCCCAGGACCCTCTGCAGCCGGCACAG CTTGCTCGACTCAAATCGAGGACGAGCAGAGAATCAAAAGGACAACAGTCGTTTCAGCGCCCTTCACTCTGGACCCGGTGACTTCGGCCACGGTTTCAAACAGAAGCTGTGACAAAAGCCAGCA GTCTCAGAGGCTGATTCAGGCAGCATTTTCGAAAAATGATTTGCTGAAGAACCTTGACGAAGGAGAAATCAGAGCCATCATAGCCTGCATGTATCCCACTCCCATCAATCAAGGCTGCTGTGTCATTCAGGAGGGGACCAGCGGGACTCAGGCTTATGTTTTAGAAG AAGGGAGGCTGGATGTGACAAAAGACGGATTGAAGCTTCACACAATTGAGCCAGAGGACATGTTTGGAGAGCTGGCTCTCCTCTACGATTGCACTCACACCTTCTCTGTCTCAg CACAAATGGACAGCAAGCTGTGGGTTATTGACCGCAAGAGCTACCAGACCGTACTTATGCAGAGTGGTCTCAGCAGCCTTTCTCATTCAATGGAGCTGCTTAACAG cgTTCCCTTCCTGCAGTCATTGCCAGAGGATGTCATCATGAAAATGTCCGATCTCATGGAGGAG ACACGTTACGCTGAAGGTGACTACATCATCCGACAAGGGGCCACAGGAGACACCTTTTATATCATTAGCAAAGGCCAG gtgaaagtgacagaaaagaaagcaggCCAGGAGGAGCAGATAGTCCTCTCTAAGCTCTCTGAGACACAATGGTTTGGAGAAAAGGCTCTGTGGGG AGAGGATGTTCGGACTGTGAATGTGATCGCTGCTGGTGAAGTTACATGCTTGGTCATAGACAGAGA GGCCTTCAGAGACGTCATCGGTGGGTTGGTATCTGACTTCAGTCATGAGGTGCAGCAAAGCCATGAAGCCAAAAACGA GTCAAACAAGGATCCCAACCAGCTTTCATCTTCTACCTTAAGTGATTTCCAGATTATTTGCCAGCTTGCAGTTGGGGAGTTTGGTCACGTAGACCTG GTGCAGTTAAAGAGCAACATCAAGGCTTTTTTTTCCATGAGGGTCCTTAAGAAGAAGCTGATcctcagcagcagtcagagagaGCACCTCTTGAGAGAAGGACGCATCCTAATGGAGATTCACTGTCCATTCATAGTCAG GCTACATAAAACCTTTCGAGATGCCGAGTGCCTGTACATTTTGACAGAAGCTTGTCTTGGGGGGGATCTCTCTAGTCTACTCAGAGATAC CACATCTACATGCTGTTGCAGAGGATATCTGGATGAAGGCAGCACCAGGTTCTACACAGCTTGTGTTGTCGAGGCCCTGAACTTTCTTCACTGTCGAGGTGTCATCTATAGAAACATCAAGCCTGAAAATGTGGTTCTGGATGAGCACGGTTACGCCAAACTG ATTGGCTCCAGATGTCTGAAGAGGGTCGAAATGGGGAAGAAAACCTGGACATTCTGCGGTACACCAGGCTACATGGCACCTGAAATCGTCTTAAACAAAGGCCACAGTGTATCTGCAGACTTCTGGTCCCTGGGCgtttttgtgtttgaacttCTGAGTGATCG GCTCCCTTTCAGCGGCTCCGACCCAATGAAGATTCTCACTGCAACCACTCGGGGCATCGATCAGATCGATTTCCCAAAAACAATCAGCAAAAGTGCCTCCAGTCTCATAAAGAAATTGTGCAG GAACAATCCCTCGGAGAGGCTGGGCAGTCAGAGGAATGGGGCCAAGGACATTCAGAAGCACAA atgGTTTGAAGGTTTCAACTGGGACGGACTTTGCAAACGCACATTAAACCCTCCGATTATTCCCAAA gttAAGCATCCTTTGGACAGCAGTGCATGTGATCATTACTGCACTGAAGGAGTGACTGGGGATTCAGACTGGGCTGATTTCTGA
- the prkg1l gene encoding cGMP-dependent protein kinase 1 isoform X2 has protein sequence MGTLRDLQFALQLKIEELRQRDTLIDELELELDTKDELIRRLQEELDRYRATVSLPGPSAAGTACSTQIEDEQRIKRTTVVSAPFTLDPVTSATVSNRSCDKSQQSQRLIQAAFSKNDLLKNLDEGEIRAIIACMYPTPINQGCCVIQEGTSGTQAYVLEEGRLDVTKDGLKLHTIEPEDMFGELALLYDCTHTFSVSAQMDSKLWVIDRKSYQTVLMQSGLSSLSHSMELLNSVPFLQSLPEDVIMKMSDLMEETRYAEGDYIIRQGATGDTFYIISKGQVKVTEKKAGQEEQIVLSKLSETQWFGEKALWGEDVRTVNVIAAGEVTCLVIDREAFRDVIGGLVSDFSHEVQQSHEAKNESNKDPNQLSSSTLSDFQIICQLAVGEFGHVDLVQLKSNIKAFFSMRVLKKKLILSSSQREHLLREGRILMEIHCPFIVRLHKTFRDAECLYILTEACLGGDLSSLLRDTGYLDEGSTRFYTACVVEALNFLHCRGVIYRNIKPENVVLDEHGYAKLIGSRCLKRVEMGKKTWTFCGTPGYMAPEIVLNKGHSVSADFWSLGVFVFELLSDRLPFSGSDPMKILTATTRGIDQIDFPKTISKSASSLIKKLCRNNPSERLGSQRNGAKDIQKHKWFEGFNWDGLCKRTLNPPIIPKVKHPLDSSACDHYCTEGVTGDSDWADF, from the exons ATGGGTACACTTCGGGACCTCCAATTTGCCCTGCAACTGAAGATTGAGGAGCTTCGCCAGAGGGACACGCTAATAGAcgagctggagctggagctggataCAAAGGATGAACTCATTCGGAGACTGCAGGAAGAGCTGGATCGCTACCGAGCCACCGTCTCCCTCCCAGGACCCTCTGCAGCCGGCACAG CTTGCTCGACTCAAATCGAGGACGAGCAGAGAATCAAAAGGACAACAGTCGTTTCAGCGCCCTTCACTCTGGACCCGGTGACTTCGGCCACGGTTTCAAACAGAAGCTGTGACAAAAGCCAGCA GTCTCAGAGGCTGATTCAGGCAGCATTTTCGAAAAATGATTTGCTGAAGAACCTTGACGAAGGAGAAATCAGAGCCATCATAGCCTGCATGTATCCCACTCCCATCAATCAAGGCTGCTGTGTCATTCAGGAGGGGACCAGCGGGACTCAGGCTTATGTTTTAGAAG AAGGGAGGCTGGATGTGACAAAAGACGGATTGAAGCTTCACACAATTGAGCCAGAGGACATGTTTGGAGAGCTGGCTCTCCTCTACGATTGCACTCACACCTTCTCTGTCTCAg CACAAATGGACAGCAAGCTGTGGGTTATTGACCGCAAGAGCTACCAGACCGTACTTATGCAGAGTGGTCTCAGCAGCCTTTCTCATTCAATGGAGCTGCTTAACAG cgTTCCCTTCCTGCAGTCATTGCCAGAGGATGTCATCATGAAAATGTCCGATCTCATGGAGGAG ACACGTTACGCTGAAGGTGACTACATCATCCGACAAGGGGCCACAGGAGACACCTTTTATATCATTAGCAAAGGCCAG gtgaaagtgacagaaaagaaagcaggCCAGGAGGAGCAGATAGTCCTCTCTAAGCTCTCTGAGACACAATGGTTTGGAGAAAAGGCTCTGTGGGG AGAGGATGTTCGGACTGTGAATGTGATCGCTGCTGGTGAAGTTACATGCTTGGTCATAGACAGAGA GGCCTTCAGAGACGTCATCGGTGGGTTGGTATCTGACTTCAGTCATGAGGTGCAGCAAAGCCATGAAGCCAAAAACGA GTCAAACAAGGATCCCAACCAGCTTTCATCTTCTACCTTAAGTGATTTCCAGATTATTTGCCAGCTTGCAGTTGGGGAGTTTGGTCACGTAGACCTG GTGCAGTTAAAGAGCAACATCAAGGCTTTTTTTTCCATGAGGGTCCTTAAGAAGAAGCTGATcctcagcagcagtcagagagaGCACCTCTTGAGAGAAGGACGCATCCTAATGGAGATTCACTGTCCATTCATAGTCAG GCTACATAAAACCTTTCGAGATGCCGAGTGCCTGTACATTTTGACAGAAGCTTGTCTTGGGGGGGATCTCTCTAGTCTACTCAGAGATAC AGGATATCTGGATGAAGGCAGCACCAGGTTCTACACAGCTTGTGTTGTCGAGGCCCTGAACTTTCTTCACTGTCGAGGTGTCATCTATAGAAACATCAAGCCTGAAAATGTGGTTCTGGATGAGCACGGTTACGCCAAACTG ATTGGCTCCAGATGTCTGAAGAGGGTCGAAATGGGGAAGAAAACCTGGACATTCTGCGGTACACCAGGCTACATGGCACCTGAAATCGTCTTAAACAAAGGCCACAGTGTATCTGCAGACTTCTGGTCCCTGGGCgtttttgtgtttgaacttCTGAGTGATCG GCTCCCTTTCAGCGGCTCCGACCCAATGAAGATTCTCACTGCAACCACTCGGGGCATCGATCAGATCGATTTCCCAAAAACAATCAGCAAAAGTGCCTCCAGTCTCATAAAGAAATTGTGCAG GAACAATCCCTCGGAGAGGCTGGGCAGTCAGAGGAATGGGGCCAAGGACATTCAGAAGCACAA atgGTTTGAAGGTTTCAACTGGGACGGACTTTGCAAACGCACATTAAACCCTCCGATTATTCCCAAA gttAAGCATCCTTTGGACAGCAGTGCATGTGATCATTACTGCACTGAAGGAGTGACTGGGGATTCAGACTGGGCTGATTTCTGA
- the ubl4a gene encoding ubiquitin-like protein 4A: MILTVKPLQGKECSVQVTEDEKVSTVKELVSERLNIPANQQRLLYKGKALADEHRLSDYSIGPEAKLNLVIRPVGERTGAPGMVASSSSSSSTQGRVWQTVSTILARHFSPADAAKVHEQLIKDYERSLRQLSLDDIERLAGRLLHPDGEGMDTSYMD, encoded by the exons ATGATCCTTACTGTGAAACCGCTTCAAGGAAAAGAATGCAGTGTACAG GTAACTGAAGATGAAAAGGTCTCCACAGTGAAGGAACTTGTGTCAGAACGGCTCAACATACCAGCAAACCAGCAGCGATTGCTCTATAAAGGAAAAGCACTTGCAG ACGAGCATAGACTGAGTGATTACTCCATTGGGCCAGAGGCTAAATTGAATCTGGTAATCCGCCCAGTGGGAGAGAGGACTGGAGCGCCAGGGATGGTTGctagcagcagtagcagcagcagcacacagggtAGAGTGTGGCAGACTGTATCCACCATCCTTGCTAGACACTTCAGTCCAGCAGATGCAGCAAAAGTCCATGAACAGCTTATTAAG GACTATGAACGTTCACTTCGACAACTTAGTCTCGACGACATTGAGCGCTTGGCAGGAAGGCTGCTTCACCCTGATGGCGAGGGAA
- the prkg1l gene encoding cGMP-dependent protein kinase 1 isoform X3: protein MGTLRDLQFALQLKIEELRQRDTLIDELELELDTKDELIRRLQEELDRYRATVSLPGPSAAGTACSTQIEDEQRIKRTTVVSAPFTLDPVTSATVSNRSCDKSQQSQRLIQAAFSKNDLLKNLDEGEIRAIIACMYPTPINQGCCVIQEGTSGTQAYVLEAQMDSKLWVIDRKSYQTVLMQSGLSSLSHSMELLNSVPFLQSLPEDVIMKMSDLMEETRYAEGDYIIRQGATGDTFYIISKGQVKVTEKKAGQEEQIVLSKLSETQWFGEKALWGEDVRTVNVIAAGEVTCLVIDREAFRDVIGGLVSDFSHEVQQSHEAKNESNKDPNQLSSSTLSDFQIICQLAVGEFGHVDLVQLKSNIKAFFSMRVLKKKLILSSSQREHLLREGRILMEIHCPFIVRLHKTFRDAECLYILTEACLGGDLSSLLRDTTSTCCCRGYLDEGSTRFYTACVVEALNFLHCRGVIYRNIKPENVVLDEHGYAKLIGSRCLKRVEMGKKTWTFCGTPGYMAPEIVLNKGHSVSADFWSLGVFVFELLSDRLPFSGSDPMKILTATTRGIDQIDFPKTISKSASSLIKKLCRNNPSERLGSQRNGAKDIQKHKWFEGFNWDGLCKRTLNPPIIPKVKHPLDSSACDHYCTEGVTGDSDWADF from the exons ATGGGTACACTTCGGGACCTCCAATTTGCCCTGCAACTGAAGATTGAGGAGCTTCGCCAGAGGGACACGCTAATAGAcgagctggagctggagctggataCAAAGGATGAACTCATTCGGAGACTGCAGGAAGAGCTGGATCGCTACCGAGCCACCGTCTCCCTCCCAGGACCCTCTGCAGCCGGCACAG CTTGCTCGACTCAAATCGAGGACGAGCAGAGAATCAAAAGGACAACAGTCGTTTCAGCGCCCTTCACTCTGGACCCGGTGACTTCGGCCACGGTTTCAAACAGAAGCTGTGACAAAAGCCAGCA GTCTCAGAGGCTGATTCAGGCAGCATTTTCGAAAAATGATTTGCTGAAGAACCTTGACGAAGGAGAAATCAGAGCCATCATAGCCTGCATGTATCCCACTCCCATCAATCAAGGCTGCTGTGTCATTCAGGAGGGGACCAGCGGGACTCAGGCTTATGTTTTAGAAG CACAAATGGACAGCAAGCTGTGGGTTATTGACCGCAAGAGCTACCAGACCGTACTTATGCAGAGTGGTCTCAGCAGCCTTTCTCATTCAATGGAGCTGCTTAACAG cgTTCCCTTCCTGCAGTCATTGCCAGAGGATGTCATCATGAAAATGTCCGATCTCATGGAGGAG ACACGTTACGCTGAAGGTGACTACATCATCCGACAAGGGGCCACAGGAGACACCTTTTATATCATTAGCAAAGGCCAG gtgaaagtgacagaaaagaaagcaggCCAGGAGGAGCAGATAGTCCTCTCTAAGCTCTCTGAGACACAATGGTTTGGAGAAAAGGCTCTGTGGGG AGAGGATGTTCGGACTGTGAATGTGATCGCTGCTGGTGAAGTTACATGCTTGGTCATAGACAGAGA GGCCTTCAGAGACGTCATCGGTGGGTTGGTATCTGACTTCAGTCATGAGGTGCAGCAAAGCCATGAAGCCAAAAACGA GTCAAACAAGGATCCCAACCAGCTTTCATCTTCTACCTTAAGTGATTTCCAGATTATTTGCCAGCTTGCAGTTGGGGAGTTTGGTCACGTAGACCTG GTGCAGTTAAAGAGCAACATCAAGGCTTTTTTTTCCATGAGGGTCCTTAAGAAGAAGCTGATcctcagcagcagtcagagagaGCACCTCTTGAGAGAAGGACGCATCCTAATGGAGATTCACTGTCCATTCATAGTCAG GCTACATAAAACCTTTCGAGATGCCGAGTGCCTGTACATTTTGACAGAAGCTTGTCTTGGGGGGGATCTCTCTAGTCTACTCAGAGATAC CACATCTACATGCTGTTGCAGAGGATATCTGGATGAAGGCAGCACCAGGTTCTACACAGCTTGTGTTGTCGAGGCCCTGAACTTTCTTCACTGTCGAGGTGTCATCTATAGAAACATCAAGCCTGAAAATGTGGTTCTGGATGAGCACGGTTACGCCAAACTG ATTGGCTCCAGATGTCTGAAGAGGGTCGAAATGGGGAAGAAAACCTGGACATTCTGCGGTACACCAGGCTACATGGCACCTGAAATCGTCTTAAACAAAGGCCACAGTGTATCTGCAGACTTCTGGTCCCTGGGCgtttttgtgtttgaacttCTGAGTGATCG GCTCCCTTTCAGCGGCTCCGACCCAATGAAGATTCTCACTGCAACCACTCGGGGCATCGATCAGATCGATTTCCCAAAAACAATCAGCAAAAGTGCCTCCAGTCTCATAAAGAAATTGTGCAG GAACAATCCCTCGGAGAGGCTGGGCAGTCAGAGGAATGGGGCCAAGGACATTCAGAAGCACAA atgGTTTGAAGGTTTCAACTGGGACGGACTTTGCAAACGCACATTAAACCCTCCGATTATTCCCAAA gttAAGCATCCTTTGGACAGCAGTGCATGTGATCATTACTGCACTGAAGGAGTGACTGGGGATTCAGACTGGGCTGATTTCTGA